A single genomic interval of Arthrobacter globiformis harbors:
- a CDS encoding SRPBCC family protein, whose translation MAGAEHEVLVARDAMTVYSFLLDGANLPRWQTDIRSVGLSSGSAGSVGARYQVTMDSPRGRPVARDYEITQARPGAEIQFQVVAGPSLLRGGFYLSTESAGTRVRFALEAPSKSFWSFVRPAYRGRLRAAVRQLEKLPHVIEGRTTAD comes from the coding sequence ATGGCAGGTGCAGAACACGAGGTCCTCGTTGCGCGCGACGCCATGACGGTCTACTCATTCCTCCTGGACGGCGCGAATCTACCGAGATGGCAGACCGACATCCGGAGCGTGGGGCTCAGCTCGGGCAGCGCCGGTAGCGTGGGGGCCAGGTACCAGGTGACCATGGACAGTCCCCGAGGCCGTCCGGTGGCGCGCGATTACGAGATCACCCAGGCGCGGCCCGGCGCGGAAATCCAGTTCCAGGTGGTGGCTGGTCCGTCCCTCCTGCGCGGCGGTTTCTACCTCAGCACCGAGAGCGCCGGAACCCGGGTGCGGTTCGCGCTGGAGGCACCGTCCAAGAGTTTCTGGAGCTTTGTCCGCCCGGCATATCGGGGCCGGCTCAGGGCGGCGGTGCGGCAGCTTGAGAAGCTGCCCCACGTTATCGAAGGACGGACGACGGCGGACTGA
- a CDS encoding MFS transporter encodes MTPPPPPLATVTQPVAVVSERLPWRHTFISLRVPNFRLFATGHFIAVIAIWMQRITQDWLVLQLSGSVTAVGFTVALQFLPSLLLGPWGGMVADRFSKRKILILCQSAAAVLAAALAALALSGRIEVFHVYVIALVLGLVTVLDQPARQVFVHELVGPRYLRNAISVNSTTFQLGGLIGPATAGVLLTAVGAGWAFAANAAACCSTVAMLLLLRRDELFVSPPAPRSKGMLREGLRYALSKPTIYWPWLMVGFISVFAMSLPVLLAAFADRVYGIGAGGYGMLNALVALGALTGAVASTRRRQLRLRSVVLAAGMYGLMLCFSAAVPTLPLFGAALVLSGFWCLMFLTASNQLVQTSSNMSIRGRVMSLYIMVLIGGQALGGPMIGFIAEHVDPHAGLLVAGGVPALAAATVAVVLARKGELTLKVDLRNRRGLLRVVRRAV; translated from the coding sequence GTGACACCCCCACCGCCGCCACTGGCCACCGTCACCCAGCCCGTCGCCGTCGTCAGTGAACGCCTTCCGTGGCGGCACACCTTCATCTCGCTGCGGGTTCCCAACTTCCGGCTCTTCGCCACGGGCCACTTCATTGCCGTCATCGCCATCTGGATGCAGCGGATCACCCAGGACTGGCTGGTGCTCCAGCTTTCCGGCTCAGTCACCGCCGTCGGCTTCACAGTGGCGCTGCAGTTCCTGCCATCACTTCTGCTGGGACCGTGGGGCGGAATGGTCGCGGACCGGTTCTCCAAGCGCAAAATCCTCATTTTGTGCCAGTCGGCCGCGGCTGTCCTCGCCGCTGCGCTTGCCGCCCTGGCGCTCAGCGGGAGGATCGAGGTCTTTCACGTTTACGTCATCGCGCTGGTACTTGGCCTGGTCACCGTGCTGGACCAGCCGGCCAGGCAGGTGTTCGTCCATGAGCTTGTCGGGCCCCGGTATCTGCGCAACGCCATCAGCGTGAACTCGACGACGTTCCAGCTGGGCGGCCTCATCGGTCCGGCGACCGCCGGGGTGCTACTGACCGCCGTCGGCGCCGGCTGGGCCTTCGCTGCCAACGCCGCGGCCTGCTGCTCCACCGTGGCCATGCTCCTGCTGCTGCGCCGCGACGAGTTGTTCGTCAGCCCGCCGGCGCCCAGGTCCAAGGGCATGCTGCGCGAGGGGCTGCGGTACGCGCTGAGCAAGCCCACCATCTATTGGCCGTGGCTTATGGTGGGCTTCATCTCCGTGTTCGCCATGAGCCTGCCGGTGCTGCTCGCCGCGTTCGCGGACCGCGTGTACGGAATCGGCGCGGGCGGCTACGGGATGCTGAATGCGCTCGTGGCACTCGGGGCGCTGACCGGGGCGGTCGCCTCTACCCGGCGGCGGCAGCTCCGGCTGCGGTCGGTGGTCCTGGCGGCCGGCATGTACGGGCTGATGCTGTGCTTTTCCGCCGCCGTCCCAACCTTGCCGCTGTTCGGCGCCGCCCTGGTGTTGTCCGGGTTCTGGTGCCTGATGTTCCTCACCGCGTCCAACCAGCTGGTGCAGACCAGCTCCAACATGAGCATCCGCGGCCGCGTGATGAGCCTGTACATCATGGTGCTGATCGGCGGCCAGGCCCTCGGCGGACCCATGATCGGGTTCATCGCCGAGCATGTGGATCCGCACGCCGGGTTGCTGGTGGCGGGAGGGGTGCCGGCGCTCGCGGCCGCGACTGTCGCCGTCGTGCTTGCCCGCAAAGGTGAGCTGACGCTGAAGGTGGACCTGCGGAACCGGCGGGGACTGCTGCGGGTGGTGCGCCGGGCGGTGTGA
- a CDS encoding LysR substrate-binding domain-containing protein, which translates to MFEPAQLRSFVAVAETLSFTKAAERLGLAQPTVSQHVRKLEVAAKRTLISRDTRDVRLTDNGDAMAGFARSILAAHDAAARYFSGSAMRGRLRFGTADDLAITGLPRILREFRQIYPQINLELTVGQSDQLYKRLNSGQLDLVFVKWVAGAKDGTVVQHDTFSWVGLEQTALEPGHPVPLIAYPAPSLSRKLAIDALESVGRTWRITCTTRQISGVLAAVRAGIGVAVMPSSLVPEDLKIITRRFELPPVGDVDFTLIRNPLANAEVIDALTQAIMGRTLKKPV; encoded by the coding sequence ATGTTCGAACCGGCCCAGCTCAGATCCTTCGTGGCCGTTGCCGAAACGCTGAGCTTCACCAAGGCAGCAGAACGCTTGGGCCTGGCTCAGCCGACGGTCAGCCAGCACGTGCGCAAGCTTGAGGTCGCGGCGAAGCGAACGCTCATCAGCCGTGACACGAGGGACGTCAGGCTGACGGACAACGGCGATGCCATGGCCGGCTTCGCACGGAGCATTCTTGCGGCCCACGACGCCGCGGCCCGCTATTTTTCAGGCTCGGCCATGCGCGGGCGCCTGCGCTTCGGTACCGCCGACGACCTCGCCATCACCGGCCTGCCACGCATCCTGCGCGAGTTCCGGCAGATCTACCCGCAGATCAACCTCGAGCTCACGGTCGGCCAGAGCGACCAGCTGTACAAGCGCCTGAATTCCGGTCAGCTCGACCTCGTCTTCGTGAAGTGGGTGGCCGGCGCCAAGGACGGCACGGTGGTCCAGCACGACACCTTTTCCTGGGTGGGCCTCGAACAGACTGCGCTGGAACCCGGCCATCCGGTGCCGCTGATCGCCTATCCCGCGCCCAGCCTGAGCCGCAAGCTTGCCATCGACGCGCTCGAGTCCGTGGGCCGGACCTGGCGCATCACATGCACCACCAGGCAGATCAGCGGCGTGCTGGCGGCAGTCCGCGCCGGCATCGGGGTGGCCGTGATGCCGTCCTCGCTGGTTCCCGAGGACCTGAAAATCATCACCCGCCGCTTCGAGCTGCCGCCTGTGGGGGATGTGGATTTCACGCTGATCAGGAACCCACTGGCAAACGCCGAGGTGATCGACGCCCTGACCCAGGCCATCATGGGAAGAACCCTCAAGAAGCCTGTCTGA
- a CDS encoding bifunctional proline dehydrogenase/L-glutamate gamma-semialdehyde dehydrogenase, with translation MTNTATDHRVQAGKDAAVAGAVATPSAGSDVAEATALATDAIALVRRWLTEASKVPVDASAEQLAGVLKDPNGLDFTVGFVDGVVRPEDLHVAARNLAALAPKVPAFLPWYMRSAVQMGGIMAPVLPQVVIPVARKVLREMVGHLIVDATDSKLGPAIAKIRKDGIKLNVNLLGEAVLGEHEASRRLEGTHTLLARPDVDYVSIKVSSTVAPHSAWAFDEAVEHVVEKLTPLFARAASFPKAKFINLDMEEYKDLDMTIAVFTRILDKPEFKNLEAGIVLQAYLPDALAAMVRLQEWAAARRADGGAAIKVRVVKGANLPMEQVESSLHDWPLATWGTKLDSDINYKRVINYALHPDRIGNIRIGVAGHNLFDIAFAWLLAKQRGVESGVEFEMLLGMAQGQAEAVKKDVGSLLLYTPVVHPAEFDVAIAYLIRRLEEGASQENFMSAVFELSENEELFEREKQRFLSSLEELDDEVPPPNRLQNRSLPAEPMPRTGFQNTPDTDPSLPANRDWGRAILDRVPTSTLGNASVDAATIADADTLNSVIATAVEKGKAWGALSGAERAEILHRAGDVLEARRADLLEVMASETGKTIDQGDPEVSEAVDFAHYYAESARKLDQVDGATFVPAKLTVVTPPWNFPVAIPAGSTLAALAAGSAVLIKPAKQARRSGAVMIEALWEAGVPRDVLTMVQLGERELGQQLISHPAVDRVILTGGYETAELFRSFRKDLPLLAETSGKNAIIVTPSADLDLAAKDVAYSAFGHAGQKCSAASLVILVGSVAKSKRFHNQLIDAVTSLKVGYPEDPTSQMGPIIEPANGKLLNALTTLGAGENWAVEPRKLDETGRLWSPGVRYGVKRGSYFHLTEFFGPVLGVMTADTLEEAIAIQNQIEYGLTAGLHSLNTDELGLWLDTIQAGNLYINRGITGAIVQRQPFGGWKKSAVGAGTKAGGPNYLAGLGGWTSTESTQGASAGIANRRVQRLVDAVKGELGAAGLEALQRSLGSDALAWADEFGTAKDVSGLSAERNIFRYRALPVTVRLSDGGSLRALVRTVAAGVLAAAPLTVSSGVELPAQLRSVLTGLDIPVTVENDAEWLASAGRLAAADKLSGGRIRLIGGSAADLAEATGGRPDLAIYAHEVTEAGRIEMLPFLHEQAVSITAHRFGTPNHLSDSLI, from the coding sequence ATGACCAACACCGCAACGGATCACCGCGTGCAGGCAGGCAAGGACGCCGCTGTAGCCGGCGCCGTCGCCACCCCCTCGGCAGGGTCCGACGTCGCCGAAGCGACGGCCCTCGCCACCGACGCAATCGCCCTCGTGCGCCGCTGGCTGACCGAAGCCAGCAAGGTTCCCGTGGATGCCTCCGCCGAGCAGCTCGCCGGCGTCCTCAAGGACCCGAACGGGCTGGACTTCACCGTGGGCTTCGTGGACGGCGTGGTCCGTCCCGAGGACCTGCACGTCGCTGCCCGCAACCTCGCAGCCCTCGCCCCGAAGGTTCCCGCCTTCCTGCCCTGGTACATGCGCAGCGCTGTCCAGATGGGCGGCATCATGGCCCCGGTTCTGCCGCAGGTCGTCATTCCCGTGGCCCGCAAGGTCCTCCGCGAGATGGTGGGCCATCTCATCGTTGACGCCACCGACTCCAAGCTGGGCCCGGCCATCGCCAAGATCCGCAAGGACGGCATCAAGCTCAACGTGAACCTGCTCGGTGAAGCTGTGTTGGGCGAGCACGAGGCCTCCCGCAGGCTCGAGGGAACCCACACGCTGCTGGCCCGCCCGGATGTGGACTACGTTTCCATCAAGGTGTCCTCCACCGTGGCCCCGCACTCGGCCTGGGCCTTCGATGAGGCCGTGGAGCACGTCGTCGAGAAGCTCACCCCGTTGTTCGCCCGCGCCGCCTCCTTCCCGAAGGCCAAGTTCATCAACCTGGACATGGAGGAGTACAAGGACCTGGACATGACCATCGCGGTCTTCACCCGGATCCTGGATAAGCCCGAGTTCAAGAACCTGGAAGCCGGCATCGTGCTCCAGGCCTACCTCCCGGACGCGCTCGCCGCCATGGTCCGGCTGCAGGAATGGGCAGCCGCCCGTCGTGCTGACGGCGGCGCCGCCATCAAGGTCCGCGTGGTCAAGGGCGCCAACCTTCCCATGGAGCAGGTGGAGTCCTCGCTGCACGACTGGCCGCTGGCCACGTGGGGCACCAAGCTCGACTCCGACATCAACTACAAGCGCGTCATCAACTACGCGCTGCACCCTGACCGGATCGGCAACATCCGCATCGGCGTGGCCGGCCACAACCTGTTCGACATCGCCTTCGCCTGGCTGCTGGCCAAGCAGCGCGGCGTCGAGTCCGGCGTCGAATTCGAGATGCTGCTCGGCATGGCGCAGGGCCAGGCCGAGGCTGTCAAGAAGGACGTCGGCTCCCTGCTGCTCTACACACCGGTGGTGCATCCGGCCGAATTCGACGTCGCCATCGCCTACCTGATCCGCCGCCTCGAAGAGGGCGCCAGCCAGGAAAACTTCATGTCCGCCGTCTTCGAACTCAGCGAAAACGAGGAACTGTTCGAGCGCGAAAAGCAGCGCTTCCTGTCCTCCCTGGAAGAGCTCGACGACGAGGTCCCGCCGCCCAACCGCCTGCAGAACCGCAGCCTCCCGGCAGAGCCGATGCCCCGCACCGGCTTCCAGAACACCCCGGACACGGACCCGTCCCTGCCCGCGAACCGCGACTGGGGCCGGGCCATCCTGGACCGCGTCCCGACGTCGACCCTGGGCAACGCCTCCGTTGACGCTGCCACCATCGCCGACGCGGACACCCTCAACTCCGTTATTGCAACGGCTGTCGAGAAGGGCAAGGCCTGGGGTGCGCTGTCCGGCGCGGAGCGTGCCGAAATCCTGCACCGCGCCGGTGACGTCCTCGAGGCCCGCCGCGCTGACCTGCTTGAGGTTATGGCCAGCGAGACCGGCAAGACCATCGACCAGGGCGACCCCGAAGTCAGCGAGGCCGTTGACTTCGCCCACTACTACGCCGAGTCTGCCCGCAAGCTGGACCAGGTCGACGGCGCCACCTTCGTTCCGGCGAAGCTCACCGTGGTCACCCCGCCGTGGAACTTCCCGGTGGCCATCCCCGCCGGTTCCACGCTCGCGGCACTCGCCGCGGGCTCCGCCGTCCTGATCAAGCCCGCCAAGCAGGCCCGCCGCAGCGGCGCCGTGATGATCGAGGCACTCTGGGAGGCCGGCGTGCCTCGCGACGTGCTCACCATGGTGCAGCTGGGCGAACGCGAGCTCGGCCAGCAGCTGATCTCGCACCCCGCCGTGGACCGCGTTATCCTGACCGGCGGCTACGAAACCGCCGAGCTGTTCCGCTCCTTCCGCAAGGATTTGCCACTGCTCGCGGAGACCAGCGGCAAGAATGCCATCATCGTCACCCCCAGCGCAGACCTGGACCTCGCCGCGAAGGACGTTGCCTACTCGGCCTTCGGCCACGCCGGACAGAAGTGCTCCGCCGCCTCGCTGGTGATCCTGGTGGGCTCCGTGGCCAAGTCCAAGCGCTTCCACAACCAGCTGATCGACGCCGTCACGTCGCTGAAGGTCGGTTACCCGGAAGACCCCACCAGCCAGATGGGCCCGATCATCGAGCCCGCCAACGGCAAGCTCCTCAACGCGCTGACCACCCTCGGCGCCGGTGAGAACTGGGCCGTTGAGCCCCGCAAGTTGGACGAGACGGGCCGGCTCTGGAGCCCGGGCGTGCGTTACGGCGTCAAGCGCGGATCCTACTTCCACCTGACCGAGTTCTTTGGTCCCGTCCTCGGTGTCATGACCGCGGACACCCTGGAAGAGGCCATCGCCATCCAGAACCAGATCGAGTACGGCCTCACCGCCGGCCTGCACTCCCTCAACACCGACGAGCTGGGGCTGTGGCTGGACACCATCCAGGCAGGCAACCTCTACATCAACCGCGGCATCACCGGTGCCATCGTGCAGCGCCAGCCGTTCGGCGGCTGGAAGAAGTCGGCGGTTGGCGCCGGCACCAAGGCGGGCGGCCCCAACTACCTCGCCGGTCTTGGCGGCTGGACCAGCACCGAGAGCACCCAGGGCGCTTCGGCGGGCATCGCCAACCGCAGGGTGCAGCGGCTTGTGGACGCAGTGAAGGGCGAACTCGGCGCTGCCGGCCTGGAGGCCCTGCAGCGGTCGCTCGGCTCCGACGCCCTCGCCTGGGCGGACGAATTCGGCACCGCCAAGGATGTCTCGGGCCTGAGCGCCGAGCGGAACATTTTCCGCTACCGTGCTCTGCCGGTCACCGTCCGGCTGTCCGACGGCGGATCCCTCCGGGCGCTCGTCCGGACAGTAGCCGCCGGCGTACTAGCCGCTGCCCCGCTCACCGTCTCCTCCGGCGTCGAACTTCCCGCCCAGCTGCGTTCCGTGCTCACCGGGCTGGACATCCCCGTGACGGTGGAGAACGACGCCGAGTGGCTGGCATCCGCGGGGCGTCTCGCCGCGGCGGACAAGCTGTCCGGCGGACGCATCCGCCTGATCGGCGGCTCCGCAGCTGACCTGGCCGAAGCGACCGGCGGCCGTCCGGACCTGGCCATCTACGCCCACGAGGTGACCGAGGCCGGCCGTATTGAAATGCTGCCGTTCCTGCACGAGCAGGCCGTCAGCATCACGGCGCACCGGTTCGGCACGCCCAACCACCTCTCCGACTCGCTGATCTAG
- a CDS encoding amino acid permease, with protein MSTTDPSQSILRRKPIDDIEVENKHSGLFKSLGLWQLTAIGVGGIIGVGIFSLAGLVAHGSADTPGVGPAVLFSFLIAGLASAAAALSYAEFAGMIPRAGSAYTYGYVALGEIIGWFIGWDLLLEYIAIVAVVAIGISGYFDAFLSGIGIHMPVWMTSTPDEGKGGIINLPAILVCLLVTWILSRGTKTFGRFELIAVAIKVVLILFIIGLGVFYINTQNFNPFMPSGFGPVLAGSATVFFAVFGYDAMSTAAEEATDGKKHMPKAIILSLIIAMLLYVAATLVLTGMQNYRDIDPAAGFASAFQGVGLPVIATIISVFAVLSILTVMLTFLLGVTRVWFSMSRDGLLPGWFSKTDRHGTPQRVTWIGGIASALLAGVFPIKAVADLTNIGILAAFVVVCVSVIIFRYTKPEAPRTFRLPLMPVVPAFGVLASAFLMFQLHWETWLRFGIWLVIGLVIYFGYGKRHSLMNPNSPRHDEAVEMHTQV; from the coding sequence ATGAGTACAACAGATCCATCGCAGTCAATCTTGAGGCGGAAGCCCATTGACGACATCGAAGTAGAGAACAAGCACAGCGGACTGTTTAAGTCCCTCGGACTGTGGCAGTTGACCGCGATCGGCGTCGGCGGCATCATCGGCGTCGGCATCTTCTCGCTGGCCGGACTTGTGGCGCACGGTAGTGCCGACACGCCCGGCGTCGGGCCTGCGGTGTTGTTTTCCTTCCTGATCGCAGGCCTAGCCTCGGCTGCCGCTGCGCTCTCCTATGCGGAGTTCGCCGGCATGATCCCGCGCGCCGGCTCGGCGTACACCTACGGCTACGTGGCCCTGGGCGAAATCATTGGCTGGTTCATCGGCTGGGACCTGCTGCTGGAGTACATCGCCATCGTGGCCGTGGTAGCCATTGGCATTTCGGGCTACTTCGACGCCTTCCTGTCCGGCATCGGGATTCATATGCCGGTTTGGATGACGTCGACGCCGGACGAGGGCAAGGGGGGCATTATCAACCTTCCCGCCATCCTTGTCTGCCTGCTGGTTACCTGGATCCTCTCGCGCGGCACCAAGACTTTCGGCCGGTTCGAACTGATTGCCGTTGCCATCAAGGTTGTCCTGATCCTGTTCATCATCGGGTTGGGCGTCTTCTACATCAATACCCAAAACTTCAACCCGTTCATGCCCAGCGGGTTTGGACCCGTCCTGGCCGGCTCGGCCACGGTGTTCTTCGCGGTGTTTGGGTACGACGCCATGAGTACCGCGGCCGAAGAGGCGACCGATGGCAAGAAGCACATGCCCAAGGCGATCATCCTGTCCCTCATCATCGCCATGCTGCTCTACGTTGCCGCCACCCTCGTGCTCACAGGCATGCAGAACTACAGGGACATCGATCCCGCCGCTGGCTTTGCGTCAGCGTTCCAGGGCGTGGGCCTTCCCGTCATCGCCACCATCATCTCCGTTTTCGCGGTGCTGTCCATCCTCACCGTGATGCTCACGTTCCTCCTCGGTGTCACCCGCGTGTGGTTCTCCATGAGCCGCGACGGCCTTCTCCCCGGCTGGTTCTCGAAGACGGACCGGCACGGTACGCCGCAGCGCGTGACCTGGATCGGTGGCATTGCCTCGGCGCTGCTGGCCGGCGTGTTCCCCATCAAGGCCGTCGCCGACCTCACCAACATCGGCATCCTCGCCGCGTTCGTGGTGGTGTGCGTTTCCGTGATCATCTTCCGCTACACCAAGCCGGAGGCGCCCCGAACCTTCCGCCTGCCGCTGATGCCGGTGGTCCCCGCATTCGGCGTCCTGGCCTCCGCCTTCCTCATGTTCCAGCTGCACTGGGAGACCTGGCTGCGCTTCGGTATCTGGCTCGTAATCGGCCTGGTGATTTACTTCGGCTACGGCAAACGGCACTCGCTGATGAACCCGAACAGCCCGCGGCACGACGAGGCAGTGGAAATGCACACGCAGGTGTAG
- a CDS encoding LysR substrate-binding domain-containing protein encodes MLDVRRLRLLRELKIRGTLAEVAAALQYSPSSVSQQLALLEKEVGVELLRKTGRRVQLTPQAEVLVAHTAHLLETLEQAEADLAASLTTVSGTVRIAVFQSAALALMPDALTRLAATYPEVRIEMTQREPETALHETWARDFDLVIAEQYPGHAAPRYPELDRVRLTSDAIRLAVPPAAEGRPKVDSLADTAEMPWVMEPRGAASRHWAEQACRSAGFEPDVRFETADLQAQIRLIESGNAVALMPDLVWTGRGTTAQLLDLPGKPRRTVFTSVRRSGAQRPAILAAREILASTAASIAAAQEIDTGADASGAPTTATTTATASEGTAAEGTEGTARGGKAV; translated from the coding sequence ATGCTTGACGTCCGCCGGTTGAGGCTGCTCCGCGAGCTGAAGATCCGGGGCACGCTCGCCGAGGTGGCAGCAGCCCTGCAGTACAGTCCATCCTCAGTCTCCCAACAATTGGCCCTGCTTGAGAAGGAAGTGGGCGTGGAACTGTTGAGAAAAACAGGTCGCCGCGTGCAGCTGACCCCGCAGGCTGAGGTTCTGGTGGCGCATACAGCGCACTTGCTGGAAACCTTGGAGCAGGCCGAGGCTGACCTGGCCGCGTCCCTGACCACTGTCTCGGGCACCGTGCGGATCGCCGTCTTCCAGTCCGCGGCACTGGCGCTCATGCCGGACGCGCTGACCCGCCTCGCCGCGACCTATCCCGAGGTCCGGATCGAAATGACACAGCGCGAGCCCGAGACGGCGCTGCATGAGACATGGGCCCGTGACTTCGACCTGGTCATCGCCGAGCAGTACCCCGGCCACGCCGCGCCCCGCTACCCGGAGTTGGACCGCGTGCGCCTCACGAGTGACGCCATCCGACTCGCGGTCCCGCCGGCCGCCGAGGGCAGGCCGAAAGTGGACTCGCTCGCGGACACGGCAGAGATGCCCTGGGTGATGGAACCGCGCGGCGCGGCCTCACGCCACTGGGCAGAGCAGGCCTGCCGGAGCGCAGGCTTCGAGCCCGACGTGCGCTTTGAAACAGCCGATCTCCAGGCCCAGATCCGCCTGATCGAGTCGGGGAACGCCGTCGCTCTGATGCCGGACCTGGTGTGGACCGGCCGGGGCACAACGGCCCAACTGCTGGACCTTCCCGGCAAGCCCAGGCGGACGGTCTTCACATCCGTGCGGCGTTCCGGCGCGCAGCGGCCCGCCATCCTCGCCGCCCGCGAAATCCTTGCCTCCACTGCCGCCTCCATTGCGGCCGCCCAGGAAATCGACACCGGAGCGGACGCCTCCGGCGCCCCCACAACGGCCACGACAACGGCGACGGCATCCGAAGGAACGGCAGCCGAGGGCACAGAAGGAACCGCACGAGGCGGAAAAGCGGTGTAA
- the panD gene encoding aspartate 1-decarboxylase, whose amino-acid sequence MNRTMFKSKIHRATVTHADLHYVGSVTVDLDLLDAADILPGELVAIVDVTNGARLETYTIAGERGSGVIGINGPAAHLVQENDTVILITYAQMTTDEAKAYQPKVVHVDKDNRIIQLGNDPAEGLTPGLLRPPFALNNAALS is encoded by the coding sequence ATGAATCGCACAATGTTTAAGTCCAAGATCCACCGGGCCACCGTCACGCACGCGGACCTGCACTACGTGGGTTCCGTCACCGTTGACCTGGACCTGCTCGATGCTGCCGACATCCTGCCCGGTGAGCTCGTGGCCATCGTGGACGTCACCAACGGCGCCCGTCTCGAGACCTACACCATCGCCGGCGAGCGCGGTTCCGGCGTCATCGGGATCAACGGCCCCGCAGCCCACCTGGTGCAGGAGAACGACACCGTCATTCTGATCACGTACGCGCAGATGACCACCGACGAAGCCAAGGCCTACCAACCCAAGGTTGTCCACGTGGACAAGGACAACCGCATCATCCAGTTGGGCAACGACCCCGCCGAAGGCCTCACCCCGGGTCTGCTGCGGCCCCCGTTCGCACTCAACAACGCCGCGCTGAGCTAG
- a CDS encoding AEC family transporter has translation MLGVLAGFFVVWSIILVGMFVGRRDILGENARQVLSGLTFFVASPALLFETLSRASLRDVFAAPLLVAAVGAATTAALFFVIVRFLLKRTVPESLMSSMSASLANSANLGIPIAVYVLGDASHVAPLLIFQLAFFTPMFLMALDATTSSHRTTPPRFIMLVLKNPMIVGSALGLLVAGTGWQLPPLLLEPIHLIGGAAIPAMLMAFGMSLNGSKPLQAAAGRRTDALLASGFKLFVHPAIAYLFARFALGLDGPALFAVVVTSALPTAQNVFVAASRYKAGLTVAKDTVLVTTIVAVPAMIGVALLLA, from the coding sequence GTGCTAGGCGTCCTCGCAGGCTTTTTCGTGGTCTGGTCCATCATTCTGGTGGGCATGTTCGTGGGCAGGCGCGACATCCTCGGCGAGAACGCGCGCCAGGTCCTCAGCGGGCTGACCTTCTTCGTTGCCAGCCCCGCGCTGCTCTTCGAGACGCTGAGCCGGGCGAGCCTGCGCGACGTGTTCGCCGCGCCGCTGCTCGTGGCTGCAGTCGGCGCCGCCACCACAGCCGCACTGTTCTTTGTCATCGTCAGGTTCCTGCTCAAACGCACCGTGCCGGAATCACTGATGTCGTCCATGAGCGCCTCACTGGCCAACTCCGCCAACCTGGGCATCCCCATTGCCGTGTACGTCCTCGGCGATGCCAGCCATGTCGCTCCCCTGCTGATCTTCCAGCTGGCGTTTTTCACGCCGATGTTCCTCATGGCCCTCGATGCCACCACCAGCTCGCACCGGACCACGCCGCCCCGGTTCATCATGCTGGTCCTGAAGAACCCCATGATTGTGGGTTCGGCCCTTGGGCTGCTGGTCGCCGGAACGGGCTGGCAGCTCCCGCCGCTGCTTCTGGAGCCCATCCACCTGATCGGCGGCGCCGCAATTCCGGCCATGCTGATGGCCTTCGGCATGAGCCTGAACGGCTCCAAGCCGCTGCAGGCGGCCGCCGGCCGGAGAACCGATGCCCTGCTGGCCAGCGGCTTCAAGCTGTTCGTGCACCCGGCCATCGCCTACCTCTTCGCGCGGTTCGCCCTCGGACTGGACGGGCCGGCGCTGTTCGCTGTGGTGGTCACGTCCGCCCTGCCCACCGCGCAGAATGTGTTCGTTGCCGCCAGCAGGTACAAGGCCGGGCTCACGGTCGCGAAGGACACCGTCCTGGTCACCACGATCGTGGCCGTGCCTGCGATGATCGGTGTGGCCCTGCTTCTGGCATAA